The Montipora foliosa isolate CH-2021 chromosome 10, ASM3666993v2, whole genome shotgun sequence genomic sequence TAACTGAAAAATAACAATGCCTGTAACTGTaattaataaactgaaatctaatacgtttcttcgcggatatttaTACCGTATTTATATCCCTGAAGAAACATATAAGAAATATATATACGCGTatacacaggggcacccaacgtcaattttcggaaaatatctgttcggaagacgatttgagatctagaattttcggaacatttgttgtaaaatttcttgcttgcctgcctctcctaggattttcgaacatctgaaaaatggtataattgcccatttttaacggattttcaccttaaaaaggtcacctagaattttcgggagccctttttctggctgaaaatttcgaaaaggtaagttttgaatCCTATatttttcggatcactagactttcagctaggaaatccgaacagatgaaaaatttttaggggatacaaatatgcctatatctaccgtttaaatactaaaatacgtttaaaaatgctctgtttaagtggttttgaactatgttctcgttgggtgcccctggtataCATAGAAGCATTCCAGTGTTAACTGTCATTGTACCCGAAGAAGGCTAGTATAATAAAACCTACGTTGTCaggttgtatcggctcttgctaaAAAAATGAGGGTTACAAAGAGGCAGAGGGCCAGTCAAACCCTTGAGAtatactttactttttactttacttCAATACTTTCCAGCAACCTAAATACAGTAGCTGAGGAAGCCCcggaaacagaaaaatattttcGTAACCAAGCCAGATTTACCAAgctaaataagttaaaatatGTGGAAAAACATATACAATAATAAGAAAACTTACAAAAAGAATTAAAGCGCTTGCAGAAAATGATAAATACTATAAAGATGTGTGGATTTAAGTTCAGTCATTTTTAGACAAAACAGTAAGAGACGTGTATCGATAGGCAGATGGCACgctcaaacaaagaaaattaaaactggcGTCCCGTTTGCCGAAAAACCTCAAACTTAAGGTCTCTGATGTCATGTCACGATAGTGCTCTGAGGAGGACGTTGGACGTCATATCAATGCGGACGATATGGGTAACTGACTTGGTGAAATTGACAAATCCAGGTCCTATTTCCTCCTTCATCTCCTAGTATATCTTGATTTTCTCTTAGAAAGATCAGACAAGAGACAACAATGATAtgcttttaattacaaaaaaacCCCAGAGACACAGGTTCCCCCTGACGGTATAGGGGAAGTCAGTAATTACATAAATGGCTGTTCAGAGACGCATGCGCAAGTCTCAAGTGGGGTGAATTCAGGCCTATGAACAAGATGTTGCACTGATTTATTAATTGAACACGGCTGATTCGAACCCAGAGTGTCCGAGTCTCTCCCTGGTCATGCGCGGAAAAGATCATCTTGAGAATGCACAAGAAAACTTTCTTTACTCAGCGCCGTTGCATCATTTCACGAATATTGGATCTTTCCTCAGTTCCTGATTTGAGGCTGGCATTCAGATTTTCGACAAAATTGGGATGAAAAACCTTTCGATATCTTCGTCTGATTACAAACCGAAATCTCCTGTCTCTGAATGCGTAAAGAAGAGGATTAATAAACGAATTGATGCTGAAACACACAGttgtaaaagaacccacaagAATCTCCCTCGTGGTCAGAGGAATATTGTCGAAAGCTCTGGTAAAAAGCCATACTAGACCGATAAAAATTGGGAGTAGAAAAAACATCATGTTGCTAACTACCAGGACGGAAATCTTCTTAGCCAGTTTACCATCTCTTTTGATTCCCATCTGATTTCCAGAACGCCTGACATGTAGAAAAATGTGCAGATACATTGGCAATGTGATTAGATATATCACAACTCCAATAGCCACCAGGCTCGCGCTGTATGCAAATGAATAGGGAATTTCCTTGGCTGGCTGTATCGGAAGGCAGAATGTTGTGGTAGTGTAGGTGCCAATGTGAAAAAATGGAAGAGAGGCCATCAGTACAGCAATTGTCCAAGACATAATGATACTCAATAGACAAGCCTTGAATGTGAACTTGGCGTTCGGTCTCATAGCAAAGATAATGGCTACGTATCGTTCTGTTGTTAAAAGAAATGACGATGAAGCGGCGATGAACTGCCCAAAACACCACAAAAATCCGAGTAATGGACATAATTGGTCCATTGCGCTGGAAAATACGTGATAAGACAGCGCATGACGAAGAGAGGTAATAACAAGAGAATAAACTCCCAGGAAAAAGTCGCTGATTGCTAAATTGGAGACAAGCAGCATCGCAGGTATCTTTTTTAGAGActtgtttgttattgttgttgaaaatacaataaagttaAATAAAAGTATTAATGGAGCAAAGAAGTATTCTACCAAGAGAACGCTATTGGCACTTTTCCAGCATCGATGCATAGGCGTAACAGTAATCTGAGAAGAGAAACACTGTTGACTTTCCAACAAACACGTTGGTAAAAACCCATGCGCAGCAATTGTGCGTGACACATTATGTACAACGTATCGTGACCCACGACAGCGTAACGGTGGATACATGTAATACACTCCTTGTTTTAAATGCGTTACGTTGTTATGAGTATCATTCTTGACCAAGGTACAGTTGATGCACGCCTTTGTCCATGTTAGCCCAGTTATCCTTTGAAGCTTTGGTGATTGAAGGACGTGCACCGGAAGTATAAAAAGACTGCGAGTTTCAAACGAAAGAGCCTCAAGCGAAGGCACTTCACGCGAGAGATCTCCCCTCCAGACCTTCAGGTATTGTATTCTAATTTcccttgaaaaaaaagttatataAAATAAGTAATACTGCTTATATAGAAGGAACACATTTACCACCAAACATTCAGCATATTGCAGAAAGGGCTAAAAAGATTGATACTTACAGGTATTTTAAGTTGGTAAACTGGataaaagtttcttttggaaTGATAGTCGTTTTATCATCTATGACTGTActacaaataaaaacaagagttaAAATTACTATCATCATTATAATCATTATCGTTGTTAGTAATTCTCGTTACAGAGTCTCAAGAACGGATTGCGAGGAGCAGGATTGGCGCTGTGGTGAGAGAATTAACTCACCTCTCACCATGCAATATGATCCAGGGGcttgtttctcgaacgtcccgtaAACTTTTCGGGCGCCAGAAGCGATTTACAAAACCGCCATTCGCTTGTTTTTGACAAGCTGTTCTGTGGCCATGTTTTCAATGTCTTAAGATCCCTTCGTTCATAAGATACAGAGAAAATTGCGACACCCGAAAAGGGCccaaaaagtttcgggactttctagaaacgggccccagtttcgattcccagacttgccGTGACATGTgattttagtttgttggttctctactctgcttcgagaggtttttctccgggttctccgcttttcccttctcctcaaaaactaacctAAGATCTGATATGTATCAGGCATGATATGTATCCTTGATGAACTCCTGTATGTAGTGATTTGATTTGTGTACAATGTCcccaatagagcggttttcaattgagtgttgaaagtaattggcgaattgctttggtttcgcattacttcactcattgattggttcaaagttctcacgctaCTTTTTTAACTAAACAAAAGTGACACCAAAACCAATCAAGGCTCGCGCGTTCACAtcttcccgcgctttgtgtcggctacgtgtaattacttcgagttttgatttgtttactggattgtctccgccctttttgattggccaaagtaataactttggtttgggtttttacgacactcgattgaaactcgctctaagtgCCCCCATCGCCAAATACAtttgacacttcaataaaggtCATTATCCTCATTTGATGTGAAAACACACTGAGTTGAGTTGCGAACTCCTTGCGTTGAATGGCGAACAGTATTATTGGCTTTATTGGCTTATAGATTGAAGTAAACAAATCAGAAAGTATCTTAGTAGTAATCAAAAGATTCTAGTCATTAACTTACAAGGCACCAATCAGCTTTGGCCTCTTAATGTAACTGCGCAGGTCATTTTTCAAATCCGTTGTGTGACAAGTGGCCGTCACGTTATACACTGGATCAGAAGAGCATGAGCACATTGGCGAGACACAGTTTTCCGGAGGAGATGATGAAAGAGAAGGTGCGACAAGATAGACGAGGATAAGTAATGTCAAGGACAGTATATCCATGCACCTGTAAGACACAAAGTGGTTTTCTTAACTGAAATATGAAGTTAACAGATTAAAGCAGAAATAGGAATTGAAGATATGTATTTTTTCAATGCATGATGAATACgcgttttttttattgaaaaggATAGGAAATAACATCTTAAAAGTTAAATTGACGATAAAACATGACGTTTGGGCTAATTCCTGTCGCCATTATGCGATGTGTTTTTTCAATTCTTATTTCAAAATGTACGGTATAGAACAGTAAGGGCTCCTAATAGAAGTCTTGAACCAATGAACTCACGATTACGATTTCGGAAACGTTACGACAGAGCCTACCAATTTCTTTACTGCAATTGCGAGAGTGCCACATTTTGTCAATTTTACATCTAACAGAATAGCCCTGCAATTGTCACCTGAATGACCTGGGTCCCACGAGCCTCCTATAGCTCCGAACTGGTTATCGGAAGGTCCGAGTAGCTTCGACTTCTGCCGAAAAACACTCGAATGTTTCCGATCATCCCTTAAAGCTCAGTGGTTGAGCTGCCGAACCGGTTATCGGAAGGTCGTAGATTCGACTCTAGTTCTGCCGAggaacactcggatttttccgatcatccctTATAGCTCAGTtttagagcatccgaactagtaatcggatgccaaaatggcggatgctctggttgattttgatgcttacgtcgacgttcgttttcactggCATAAGCTACTTAGTAGCGTAgcagcgtagccaatcaaaatgcaggatttgcattagtccactagttgggtgatactaatgtaaattggccaccgtacagagattctaaaagcttttagaatctctgtacggtggccaatttacattatcaactccgttgataaaaccaaatttttgtatactacttcccaaccgacgcagcaccacagtttctttagaaactacccctttcgTACTTAACATAGACTTAAACTGGAAGTTATGCTCGGAAGTACTCCATTACTTCTGCAGTACCAAGAAACATGGTTTAATGCTGCTCCGGTTTGAAGACCAATTCTACAAAAGCAAGAGTGTCGAAAGTTGGTACATGAATCATAACTTTGTAAGTTTGCTTCATTAATCTTGAAAACTGGGAATCATGAAACAATGTCAGCAAGGCTTTCAGCTAAAGTCACTGTTCAGGTGGCCCATGA encodes the following:
- the LOC137973183 gene encoding probable glycoprotein hormone G-protein coupled receptor isoform X1 yields the protein MCMDILSLTLLILVYLVAPSLSSSPPENCVSPMCSCSSDPVYNVTATCHTTDLKNDLRSYIKRPKLIGAFTVIDDKTTIIPKETFIQFTNLKYLEIRIQYLKVWRGDLSREVPSLEALSFETRSLFILPVHVLQSPKLQRITGLTWTKACINCTLVKNDTHNNVTHLKQGVYYMYPPLRCRGSRYVVHNVSRTIAAHGFLPTCLLESQQCFSSQITVTPMHRCWKSANSVLLVEYFFAPLILLFNFIVFSTTITNKSLKKIPAMLLVSNLAISDFFLGVYSLVITSLRHALSYHVFSSAMDQLCPLLGFLWCFGQFIAASSSFLLTTERYVAIIFAMRPNAKFTFKACLLSIIMSWTIAVLMASLPFFHIGTYTTTTFCLPIQPAKEIPYSFAYSASLVAIGVVIYLITLPMYLHIFLHVRRSGNQMGIKRDGKLAKKISVLVVSNMMFFLLPIFIGLVWLFTRAFDNIPLTTREILVGSFTTVCFSINSFINPLLYAFRDRRFRFVIRRRYRKVFHPNFVENLNASLKSGTEERSNIREMMQRR
- the LOC137973183 gene encoding probable glycoprotein hormone G-protein coupled receptor isoform X2 — protein: MDILSLTLLILVYLVAPSLSSSPPENCVSPMCSCSSDPVYNVTATCHTTDLKNDLRSYIKRPKLIGAFTVIDDKTTIIPKETFIQFTNLKYLEIRIQYLKVWRGDLSREVPSLEALSFETRSLFILPVHVLQSPKLQRITGLTWTKACINCTLVKNDTHNNVTHLKQGVYYMYPPLRCRGSRYVVHNVSRTIAAHGFLPTCLLESQQCFSSQITVTPMHRCWKSANSVLLVEYFFAPLILLFNFIVFSTTITNKSLKKIPAMLLVSNLAISDFFLGVYSLVITSLRHALSYHVFSSAMDQLCPLLGFLWCFGQFIAASSSFLLTTERYVAIIFAMRPNAKFTFKACLLSIIMSWTIAVLMASLPFFHIGTYTTTTFCLPIQPAKEIPYSFAYSASLVAIGVVIYLITLPMYLHIFLHVRRSGNQMGIKRDGKLAKKISVLVVSNMMFFLLPIFIGLVWLFTRAFDNIPLTTREILVGSFTTVCFSINSFINPLLYAFRDRRFRFVIRRRYRKVFHPNFVENLNASLKSGTEERSNIREMMQRR